A genome region from Candidatus Microthrix parvicella Bio17-1 includes the following:
- a CDS encoding thiamine pyrophosphate-binding protein: MSSEAQYSVGQIERAAGSSKTSATGQLAWELVHAGIDTFFVVPGSPASRLISDLSLLGARVVDAHDEKSAAEQAFGYSLFGDGAAVLIKGNGALFAAEPLQNAAAHRSGGPLLFIVGDDTTATASTVPTDARSLGHQFNLPVIEPIGSATMRATVCSAIRMSQKVQGPTLLRFTSQLQAVRGLPPPEHRLRNTPAELPTRTRDRVVDHQQSKDSRWADYAGRRLSLIQQEADEAPTERREGIAKLGVIVAGSLWQSFAQVCIDQAVIPALALTVVHPLPRVAVQFAQEFEKLLVIEEGTPFVERALRNELAVQGSPVVILGQDTEHIPPGGARGADEVDRALTGESPVPPRPSIWKEHDAGREHPYAPVFDALRELRRDSELFVASCVGSCIAGAYPPWQVIDVALNLGGAINVASGVARRTGVPAVALIGDYGLFHSGLSGHDQVYQQGLAVLSIVFANGRSDKTGGQPSPISSDLVDGDPVDLGRVLTRVADTGRVHHYRLDGHDAMWVRHELQRRLLDLPATVVLEVGDDVAPANIPGGLS; the protein is encoded by the coding sequence GTGAGTTCTGAGGCTCAGTATTCGGTAGGGCAGATTGAGCGGGCAGCGGGTTCCTCCAAGACCTCGGCGACTGGACAGCTCGCCTGGGAGCTTGTCCATGCTGGTATCGATACCTTCTTCGTCGTGCCGGGTAGCCCCGCCAGCAGATTGATTTCAGATCTGAGTCTTCTTGGTGCACGGGTAGTGGACGCCCACGATGAGAAGTCGGCAGCAGAGCAGGCCTTCGGGTACAGTCTTTTCGGAGACGGAGCCGCTGTCCTAATCAAGGGGAATGGCGCGCTCTTTGCCGCAGAGCCGCTGCAGAACGCGGCGGCGCACCGATCTGGTGGCCCGCTCCTCTTCATCGTCGGCGACGACACCACCGCGACCGCCTCGACGGTGCCCACAGATGCTCGGTCCCTCGGACATCAGTTCAACCTTCCGGTGATAGAGCCGATCGGCTCAGCCACAATGCGCGCTACCGTCTGTAGCGCTATCCGTATGTCGCAAAAGGTGCAGGGGCCCACGCTGCTGCGTTTCACGAGCCAGCTTCAGGCCGTTCGCGGGTTGCCGCCGCCTGAACACCGGCTCCGAAACACCCCAGCGGAGTTGCCAACCCGAACGCGTGATCGGGTCGTTGATCATCAGCAGAGTAAGGACAGCCGGTGGGCGGACTATGCGGGCAGAAGGCTCTCCCTCATCCAACAGGAGGCTGATGAGGCTCCAACTGAACGTCGAGAGGGAATCGCTAAGCTCGGCGTGATCGTCGCTGGGAGTCTCTGGCAATCGTTTGCTCAAGTGTGCATTGACCAGGCAGTCATTCCGGCCCTTGCCCTCACGGTGGTTCATCCGTTGCCGCGCGTGGCAGTCCAGTTTGCTCAGGAGTTTGAAAAGCTACTCGTGATCGAGGAGGGCACGCCGTTCGTCGAGCGAGCACTTCGCAATGAGCTGGCCGTGCAAGGCTCGCCCGTAGTCATCCTCGGTCAAGACACCGAACACATCCCGCCCGGAGGTGCTCGTGGAGCGGATGAGGTCGACCGGGCTCTGACTGGCGAGTCGCCGGTTCCACCGCGGCCATCAATCTGGAAGGAGCACGACGCTGGCCGTGAACATCCCTACGCACCGGTGTTTGATGCCCTGCGCGAGCTGAGACGCGACTCGGAGTTGTTTGTTGCTTCCTGTGTCGGTTCATGCATTGCCGGTGCATACCCTCCATGGCAGGTGATCGACGTTGCACTAAATCTCGGAGGCGCGATCAATGTGGCTAGCGGTGTGGCTCGCCGAACCGGGGTCCCTGCCGTCGCTCTGATCGGGGATTACGGCCTATTCCACTCTGGGCTTTCGGGTCATGACCAAGTCTACCAGCAAGGGCTCGCCGTTCTCTCGATTGTGTTCGCCAACGGGCGGTCGGACAAAACAGGTGGACAACCCTCTCCCATTTCCTCCGATCTCGTCGATGGTGATCCGGTGGATTTGGGGCGAGTCCTTACCCGGGTCGCGGACACAGGGCGGGTCCACCACTATCGCCTCGACGGACACGATGCGATGTGGGTCCGACATGAGCTGCAGCGCCGCCTTCTGGACCTTCCGGCAACGGTTGTCTTGGAGGTGGGCGACGATGTTGCCCCAGCGAATATTCCGGGAGGGCTATCCTGA
- a CDS encoding ISL3 family transposase, which produces MRVTTAFNRFLGLSATWVQAVAFEPDQIIVTVRLARRRLRCPDCTFSTRAVYDHRPKPSTWRHLDVCGRPLTIACSLRRLACPNHGVRIEQVPFARPGARVTSDFENLVVWCVTSMDRTAATVLCRVAWRTVNKIIERVVPATPDLSRIKDLVHIGVDEISWKRGHKYLTLVVDHDTGDVIWGAKDRTAVTLKAFFEQLGPDKTAELEAISMDFGAPYAKAARECAPNAAICLDPFHAVAMATKALDETRRDLVAEMKRVDPEKAKTFKRTRYVLLHNPENLTDNQATQLTDIKRYGRGIWRAYQLKEALRSIYADHSLSFDDSRWLLDRWISRAQRSQLSQFIKLAKTLRTRFDEVTNAWFYGITNARNEGTHSAIRTIFARAHGFHTAEAALSIINLCCGPTPIPGPHPTQVQAA; this is translated from the coding sequence GTGCGCGTCACCACAGCATTCAACCGTTTTCTTGGCCTGTCTGCCACCTGGGTACAGGCCGTTGCTTTCGAACCCGACCAGATCATCGTCACCGTCCGCCTGGCCCGCCGGCGGCTCCGATGCCCTGACTGCACGTTCTCAACCCGGGCGGTCTATGACCACCGTCCCAAACCGTCGACATGGCGGCACCTCGACGTCTGCGGCCGACCCCTCACCATTGCGTGTTCGCTTCGACGCCTGGCGTGCCCCAATCACGGGGTCCGGATCGAGCAGGTGCCTTTCGCCCGCCCCGGCGCCAGGGTCACCAGCGACTTCGAGAACCTGGTGGTGTGGTGCGTCACCAGCATGGACCGCACCGCCGCCACCGTGTTGTGTCGGGTGGCGTGGCGGACCGTGAACAAGATCATCGAACGGGTCGTCCCCGCCACACCGGACCTCTCCCGCATCAAAGACCTCGTCCACATCGGTGTCGATGAGATCTCCTGGAAACGCGGCCACAAATACCTCACCCTGGTTGTCGATCACGACACCGGTGATGTCATCTGGGGCGCCAAAGACCGCACAGCGGTCACCCTGAAGGCGTTCTTTGAGCAGCTCGGCCCCGACAAAACCGCCGAGTTGGAGGCGATCTCGATGGACTTCGGTGCCCCATACGCGAAAGCCGCCCGCGAGTGCGCCCCCAACGCGGCGATCTGCCTCGACCCCTTCCACGCCGTGGCCATGGCCACCAAAGCCCTCGACGAAACCCGCCGCGATCTCGTCGCAGAGATGAAGCGAGTCGATCCCGAAAAGGCCAAGACGTTCAAGCGAACCCGCTACGTCCTCCTCCACAACCCCGAGAACCTCACCGACAACCAGGCCACCCAGCTCACCGACATCAAACGCTACGGGCGGGGCATCTGGCGTGCCTACCAGCTCAAAGAAGCACTCAGGAGTATCTACGCCGACCACTCGCTCAGCTTTGATGACTCAAGGTGGCTTCTCGACCGTTGGATCTCAAGGGCTCAACGGTCCCAGCTGTCGCAGTTCATCAAGCTGGCCAAAACCCTCCGCACACGATTCGACGAGGTCACCAACGCCTGGTTCTACGGGATCACCAACGCCCGCAACGAAGGCACCCACTCCGCGATCCGCACGATCTTCGCTCGGGCCCACGGCTTCCACACCGCCGAAGCTGCCCTTTCAATCATCAACCTGTGCTGCGGGCCCACACCAATCCCCGGCCCCCACCCGACCCAAGTTCAGGCCGCTTGA
- a CDS encoding alpha/beta fold hydrolase, with product MKRSTVVSGTAALAVTERGTPTTDNETIVMVHGWPDRSDLWGPVAERLADGSRVPGHHVVTFDTRGVGHSLPATVHQPFTLDKLASDIDTVIGATSPNRRVHLVGHDWGGVIGWEYVSTDRCTTKLKSFTTVSGPNLDHTGEAMRSSPQAAVRQGAKGPSRSTPWC from the coding sequence GTGAAGCGTTCAACAGTGGTTTCAGGTACCGCCGCGCTTGCGGTCACCGAACGGGGAACACCAACGACAGACAACGAAACGATCGTGATGGTGCACGGCTGGCCCGACCGCAGCGATCTGTGGGGTCCGGTCGCCGAGCGTCTGGCGGACGGGTCCCGCGTGCCCGGCCACCACGTGGTCACCTTCGACACCCGCGGTGTTGGCCACTCCCTGCCCGCGACCGTGCACCAGCCCTTCACCCTCGACAAATTGGCCTCCGACATCGACACGGTGATCGGCGCCACCAGCCCCAACCGGCGCGTCCATCTGGTGGGCCACGACTGGGGTGGCGTCATCGGCTGGGAGTACGTCTCAACCGATCGCTGCACCACGAAGCTGAAGTCGTTCACCACCGTGTCCGGCCCAAACCTCGACCACACCGGCGAAGCGATGCGATCCAGCCCTCAGGCCGCCGTGCGCCAAGGGGCCAAGGGGCCAAGTCGCTCTACACCCTGGTGTTGA
- a CDS encoding metal-dependent hydrolase, with product MIATITRSTAPVALDPAGEQVPFRPRRVRFDHDATADHWVPGYPNTTHVINVLHLLLPAGERWFGQVYRKALPLIDDPDLDRDVKAFIGQEATHARKHRSVAFDAYEAMGGGYIRRCLVMLATCIGLFSLLIAGTDHLLRHDSSVPRRQRRASIIRFHLAGRAGLLPTTSLLLKAVPRYLDPGYHPSGEARTEVATAYLVTAPGVDHR from the coding sequence ATGATCGCAACGATCACCCGCTCCACCGCCCCGGTGGCCCTCGACCCCGCAGGTGAGCAGGTGCCGTTCCGCCCTCGGCGGGTGCGGTTTGACCACGACGCCACCGCCGACCACTGGGTGCCCGGCTACCCGAACACCACCCACGTCATCAACGTGTTGCACCTGCTGCTGCCGGCCGGCGAACGATGGTTTGGCCAGGTGTACCGCAAGGCGCTGCCGTTGATCGACGACCCCGATCTGGACCGCGACGTCAAAGCGTTCATCGGCCAGGAAGCCACCCATGCCCGCAAACATCGCAGCGTGGCGTTTGACGCCTACGAAGCGATGGGCGGCGGCTACATCCGCCGCTGTCTCGTCATGTTGGCGACCTGCATCGGCTTGTTCTCGCTGCTCATCGCTGGAACCGACCATCTGCTCCGCCACGACAGCAGCGTTCCTCGTCGCCAACGGCGGGCCAGCATCATTCGGTTTCACCTGGCGGGGCGAGCCGGACTGCTGCCCACCACGTCACTGCTGTTGAAAGCAGTCCCCCGTTATCTCGACCCCGGCTACCACCCGTCGGGTGAGGCCCGGACCGAGGTTGCGACCGCGTACCTGGTCACGGCGCCCGGAGTTGATCATCGGTGA
- a CDS encoding TetR/AcrR family transcriptional regulator, giving the protein MAKRRGRPPRSDAERAAQRTRLTEAAMDAVRAGGGDVSVADIADSAGVSKPVLYAEFGDKNGIADAISVVLADIVEQRIPQATGSPADPPVQEIVTAYIDGLVDTVVAEPELRSFIMRSIRSEDRGLVDNALAASCACGRRCWCATWGSKSPPTSSPS; this is encoded by the coding sequence ATGGCCAAACGCCGGGGGCGACCCCCTCGCTCCGACGCCGAGCGGGCGGCCCAACGCACCCGCCTGACCGAAGCTGCCATGGACGCTGTCCGAGCAGGGGGCGGTGACGTTTCGGTTGCCGACATCGCCGACTCCGCTGGGGTGAGCAAGCCGGTGCTCTACGCCGAGTTCGGCGACAAGAACGGCATTGCCGACGCCATCAGCGTGGTGCTCGCCGACATCGTCGAGCAACGCATCCCGCAGGCGACCGGGTCGCCCGCCGATCCGCCGGTCCAGGAGATCGTCACCGCCTACATCGACGGTCTGGTCGACACCGTCGTCGCCGAACCGGAGCTGCGGTCGTTCATCATGCGATCGATCCGCAGCGAAGACCGCGGCCTGGTCGACAACGCACTCGCCGCGTCGTGCGCCTGCGGGCGGAGGTGTTGGTGCGCAACGTGGGGATCGAAGTCCCCACCGACGTCCTCACCATCATGA
- a CDS encoding Fic family protein, whose translation MSNEIAPLASILLRSESASSSRIEHLTASAQAIAAAELGDTSQRNAAEIIANSTMMTAAIRLADRLDAESIIEMHRQLMEPMRPDIVGHWRTQPVWIGGSRHGPHTADFVPPKHERVPAAIDDLIAHLARDDVSVLEQAAIAHAQFETIHPFPDGNGRTGRAIVHSILRAKGLTRNVTVPVSAGLLQDVDQYFAALTRYRAGDPSPVVECFADASFAAAHHGRAIAADLSEVRARWQDALKVRSHAAAHRALDVVSKQPVVDVAYISQALGISDRRAGDAIDALVSIDALRQIGSGQRNRRWQAPEILAPSTSSPNESPADSHRLSSASALTRRRASQDRCLRLAPRGFRCCTARCPNDCHSTPIPSTTCPASASSTGS comes from the coding sequence ATGTCGAACGAGATCGCCCCATTGGCATCCATCTTGCTTCGCTCGGAGTCCGCATCGTCGAGCCGCATCGAACATCTCACCGCATCCGCTCAAGCCATCGCCGCTGCCGAACTGGGCGACACATCCCAACGCAACGCTGCGGAGATTATCGCCAACAGCACCATGATGACTGCCGCCATCAGGCTGGCAGATCGCCTCGACGCTGAGTCCATCATCGAGATGCACCGGCAGTTGATGGAGCCAATGCGCCCGGACATCGTCGGCCACTGGCGTACCCAACCGGTCTGGATTGGGGGCAGTCGCCACGGCCCACACACCGCGGACTTTGTTCCGCCAAAGCACGAGCGGGTGCCGGCGGCGATCGACGACTTGATCGCCCATCTTGCCCGAGACGACGTCTCGGTCCTCGAACAAGCAGCGATCGCACACGCCCAGTTCGAGACGATCCACCCGTTTCCAGATGGCAACGGCCGTACTGGCCGGGCGATCGTCCACAGCATCCTTCGGGCGAAGGGACTCACCCGAAACGTCACGGTGCCCGTCTCTGCCGGGCTGCTGCAAGACGTCGACCAGTACTTCGCTGCGCTCACCCGCTACCGAGCAGGAGACCCCTCGCCGGTCGTCGAGTGCTTCGCCGATGCTTCATTTGCTGCGGCGCACCATGGTCGAGCAATTGCCGCCGACCTGTCCGAGGTCCGGGCCCGATGGCAGGACGCACTCAAGGTTCGCTCCCATGCTGCAGCTCACCGCGCGTTGGACGTGGTGAGTAAGCAGCCCGTCGTCGACGTTGCCTACATCAGCCAAGCGTTGGGCATCAGCGATCGCCGGGCGGGCGATGCCATCGACGCCCTGGTATCAATCGACGCTCTGCGCCAGATCGGCTCTGGCCAACGAAACCGTCGCTGGCAGGCACCCGAAATCCTCGCGCCCTCGACCAGTTCGCCGAACGAGTCGCCCGCCGATAGCCACCGCTTGTCGAGCGCCTCAGCGCTCACTCGACGCAGGGCCAGCCAGGACCGCTGCCTCCGCCTCGCCCCCAGAGGTTTCCGTTGCTGTACCGCCCGCTGTCCCAATGATTGTCACAGCACGCCAATACCGTCAACCACATGCCCCGCCTCAGCGAGTTCTACGGGATCGTGA
- a CDS encoding DUF4160 domain-containing protein, with product MYLRDRSPPHFHAQYGEYEALVGIHDGLVIRGSLPRIADNLVQQQPSQGQRK from the coding sequence ATGTACTTGCGAGACCGCAGTCCTCCCCACTTCCACGCACAGTATGGCGAGTACGAGGCGCTCGTAGGGATCCACGATGGTTTGGTCATCCGTGGCTCCTTGCCACGTATTGCCGACAACTTGGTGCAGCAACAGCCATCCCAAGGGCAACGGAAGTAG
- a CDS encoding DUF726 domain-containing protein — protein sequence MLVGHSLGARVMVVAAQALGTKKDGPRVEAAHLVGAAIGAKSDWSPLTERVNDAVYNYHSTNDNVLKRLYSVAMAGQKAAGLTGFTPTPPKLKNVDVSDQVRRHSDYFANIAME from the coding sequence GTGCTGGTGGGCCATAGCCTGGGCGCCAGGGTCATGGTGGTTGCCGCTCAGGCCTTGGGGACCAAGAAGGACGGCCCCCGGGTTGAGGCCGCCCACCTCGTCGGGGCGGCAATCGGCGCCAAGAGTGACTGGAGTCCGTTGACCGAGCGGGTCAACGATGCGGTCTACAACTACCACTCGACCAACGACAACGTCCTGAAACGCCTGTACAGCGTCGCTATGGCAGGCCAAAAGGCGGCTGGCCTCACCGGCTTCACGCCGACTCCTCCCAAGCTCAAGAACGTCGACGTCTCAGACCAGGTCAGGCGCCATTCTGACTACTTCGCGAACATCGCCATGGAGTGA
- a CDS encoding helix-turn-helix domain-containing protein, with protein sequence MFIPVRAFPRRTDSIETVWAALAAAAQGLGHRKVAEQVGVPATTVRGWLRRARANSDIIANRARIFRSDLERYKPDHLPKFDTPLACMVHTVAGAACAWKRRFGTAPPVPGLTGTLQQIGSFITGGWLLIANVPLSKQWWRPG encoded by the coding sequence GTGTTCATCCCAGTCCGGGCGTTCCCGAGACGCACCGACAGCATCGAGACCGTCTGGGCGGCCCTCGCCGCCGCCGCTCAGGGGCTGGGACACCGGAAGGTAGCCGAACAGGTCGGGGTGCCCGCCACAACGGTCAGAGGCTGGCTGCGTCGAGCACGGGCCAATAGCGACATCATCGCGAATCGAGCCAGAATCTTCCGGTCCGACCTGGAGCGCTACAAGCCCGATCATCTTCCAAAGTTCGACACGCCGCTGGCGTGCATGGTCCACACGGTCGCCGGTGCAGCATGCGCGTGGAAGCGGCGCTTCGGAACAGCCCCACCGGTGCCCGGCTTGACCGGCACCCTTCAGCAGATCGGGTCGTTCATCACCGGCGGCTGGCTGCTGATCGCGAACGTGCCCCTCTCAAAGCAGTGGTGGAGACCCGGCTGA
- a CDS encoding transposase produces MQLLVTAGDNPERLKSSAAFAHLCGVAPVPASSGRTTRHRLNRGDVERHANAALYRITLCRLDTTTPPAPTGPDVQPNRNPPKTSSAASSATSSARSTKPSEQTSTSALDLHRSIPWNSPSVHARPYAVVPA; encoded by the coding sequence GTGCAACTCCTCGTCACCGCAGGCGACAACCCCGAACGACTCAAGAGCTCAGCAGCGTTCGCCCACCTCTGCGGTGTCGCCCCCGTCCCGGCATCCTCAGGACGGACTACACGCCATCGCCTCAATCGGGGAGATGTTGAGCGCCACGCCAACGCGGCACTCTACCGAATCACCCTCTGCCGGCTAGACACGACGACACCACCCGCGCCTACCGGGCCCGACGTGCAACCGAACAGAAATCCACCCAAGACATCATCCGCTGCCTCAAGCGCTACATCGTCCGCGAGGTCTACCAAGCCATCCGAGCAGACTTCAACATCAGCCCTTGACCTTCATAGGAGCATCCCCTGGAACTCGCCCTCCGTCCACGCCCGGCCATACGCAGTGGTTCCTGCGTGA
- a CDS encoding PGN_0703 family putative restriction endonuclease yields MDCARCKATVESGSRFCGFCGAPAAVEARLNWDDPKLAVASDPPLRRTYRLLQSWYREHVLGADYGYTHGKTTRPVGSLLAPDAVASDRALNFFDDRSILDYVDHRLPEVQAESGTLEEHRLRHNMLSSMPMAFSFVAALRQAEDRARIVSQLFGVDCAEVIEVFAEWTPNRPSAELLNDRTAFDATILYRSSTGTTGLIGIETKYTEPLSQRKYLKDRYVQVTNDCGWFRPSAETALVASKTNQLWRNAMLAAVSERLIVDEARLAIIGLDQDASLWKSADALTAQMAKPERILSRTWESVIESLSSSSIASFAALFNGRYLDTSPLDRAQGGSAVASVDSRC; encoded by the coding sequence ATGGATTGCGCACGATGCAAGGCAACGGTTGAGTCGGGCTCGCGTTTCTGTGGCTTTTGCGGCGCACCCGCCGCGGTTGAGGCGCGGCTGAACTGGGATGACCCAAAGTTGGCGGTGGCGTCGGATCCGCCACTGCGTCGCACCTACCGGCTGCTCCAGAGCTGGTACCGGGAACACGTTCTTGGCGCCGACTACGGATACACGCACGGCAAGACCACACGTCCGGTTGGCAGCTTGCTGGCACCTGATGCGGTGGCCAGCGACCGGGCGTTGAACTTCTTCGACGACCGGTCGATCCTTGACTATGTCGACCATCGGTTGCCCGAGGTTCAGGCGGAATCCGGCACCCTTGAAGAACACCGGCTTCGTCACAACATGTTGTCGTCGATGCCGATGGCGTTCAGCTTTGTCGCCGCGCTCCGTCAGGCCGAGGACCGTGCCCGCATCGTGTCGCAGTTGTTCGGAGTCGACTGCGCCGAGGTCATCGAGGTGTTCGCTGAGTGGACACCCAACCGGCCGTCAGCTGAGCTCCTGAACGATCGCACTGCGTTCGATGCAACCATCCTGTACCGCTCATCGACCGGAACGACCGGGCTCATTGGGATCGAAACGAAGTACACCGAGCCGCTGTCGCAGCGGAAGTACCTCAAGGATCGGTACGTCCAGGTCACCAACGACTGCGGCTGGTTCCGGCCAAGCGCCGAAACGGCTCTGGTGGCCAGCAAGACCAATCAGCTCTGGCGCAACGCCATGCTCGCAGCGGTGAGCGAACGCTTGATTGTCGATGAGGCTCGATTGGCAATCATCGGGCTTGACCAGGACGCCAGCCTGTGGAAGTCGGCCGATGCGCTGACCGCGCAAATGGCCAAGCCCGAGCGGATTCTGTCTCGCACCTGGGAATCGGTGATCGAGTCGCTCAGTAGCAGCTCGATCGCGTCGTTTGCGGCGCTCTTCAACGGGCGCTACCTCGACACCAGCCCGCTCGATCGTGCCCAAGGAGGCTCCGCGGTTGCGTCGGTCGACAGCCGCTGCTGA
- a CDS encoding type II toxin-antitoxin system VapC family toxin, which produces MRLLVDTHVWLWWLAGEPLSKKAADLVADPVNEVWLSSASVWEAAIKASLGKLDVPEGALDASLGFDELAIRWAHAEAVKELPLHHRDPFDRMIIAQAQVESMTVVTRDHQFDAYEVQLVAA; this is translated from the coding sequence GTGAGGTTGCTGGTCGACACGCACGTGTGGCTGTGGTGGCTTGCCGGAGAGCCACTCTCCAAGAAGGCCGCCGACCTCGTTGCCGATCCCGTCAACGAGGTGTGGCTGAGTTCGGCGTCGGTGTGGGAGGCCGCCATCAAGGCGTCGCTCGGCAAGCTGGACGTTCCCGAAGGTGCGCTGGATGCGTCGCTGGGGTTCGATGAGCTCGCCATCAGGTGGGCCCACGCCGAGGCGGTGAAGGAGCTGCCGCTCCATCACCGCGACCCGTTCGATCGCATGATCATCGCTCAGGCACAGGTTGAGTCGATGACCGTTGTCACCCGCGACCACCAGTTCGACGCCTACGAGGTACAACTCGTCGCGGCGTGA
- a CDS encoding type II toxin-antitoxin system Phd/YefM family antitoxin — protein sequence MVVNVHEAKTHLSRLLERVEQGERIVLGRNGRPVARLVPYVDERQPRRPGALKGQIRIADDFDDTSSEIIESFEGIGDS from the coding sequence GTGGTTGTGAACGTACATGAGGCCAAGACGCACCTCTCTCGCCTGCTCGAACGAGTTGAGCAGGGGGAGCGAATCGTTCTCGGGCGCAATGGCCGACCCGTGGCTCGTCTGGTGCCCTACGTCGATGAGCGCCAGCCTCGGCGTCCCGGCGCGCTGAAGGGCCAGATCCGAATAGCGGACGATTTCGATGACACGTCGAGCGAGATCATCGAGTCGTTCGAAGGCATCGGGGACTCGTGA
- a CDS encoding UTRA domain-containing protein — protein sequence MAAYEVSRHTVRDAVRRLSDYGLGDFSRTALYAELAERVGVQPCSGWERIHPELPTPDQRKALGIRAKQPVFAIERVTYGPDAAHPIEWRHSIVRGDSFAFVARWDSRDQGTSGAMEAEVLDPG from the coding sequence ATGGCCGCCTACGAGGTCAGCCGCCACACCGTCCGCGACGCAGTACGGAGGCTCTCCGACTATGGCCTGGGCGACTTCAGCCGCACCGCCCTCTATGCCGAGTTGGCCGAGCGCGTCGGCGTGCAGCCGTGTTCCGGCTGGGAGCGCATCCATCCCGAACTCCCCACGCCGGACCAACGCAAGGCGCTGGGGATACGGGCCAAGCAGCCGGTGTTTGCGATCGAGCGGGTGACCTACGGGCCCGACGCCGCCCACCCCATCGAATGGCGTCACAGCATCGTGCGCGGCGACAGCTTCGCCTTCGTCGCCCGTTGGGACTCCCGGGATCAGGGCACGTCTGGCGCCATGGAGGCCGAGGTGCTCGATCCCGGGTAA
- a CDS encoding TSUP family transporter: MAIGGSCLGTAANQAVDLIVPALVLTMAFTMPDAVGMSLVVIAINSAMALGLRAGSLDILWADALPFLTFAIIGKVLGKRIADRVPAAKLTTDLVVLLIVLAAYGATSSIVQLV; the protein is encoded by the coding sequence GTGGCCATCGGGGGGAGCTGCCTGGGCACGGCCGCCAACCAGGCCGTGGACCTCATCGTCCCGGCGTTGGTGCTCACCATGGCCTTTACGATGCCCGACGCGGTGGGCATGTCGCTGGTGGTCATCGCCATCAATTCGGCGATGGCACTCGGGCTTCGTGCCGGATCGCTCGACATCCTCTGGGCCGACGCCCTGCCGTTCCTGACGTTTGCGATCATCGGCAAGGTCTTGGGCAAACGCATCGCCGACCGGGTACCCGCCGCCAAGTTGACCACCGACCTCGTGGTTCTGCTCATCGTTCTTGCGGCCTACGGGGCCACCAGCTCCATCGTTCAGCTCGTCTAG